Proteins encoded together in one Defluviitalea raffinosedens window:
- the thiI gene encoding tRNA uracil 4-sulfurtransferase ThiI has product MKNIFLIKYGEIAIKGNNRYLFENALLKNIRLSIKALGNFHIQKEQGRILIEPEDEYIDTDEVLSKLTKVFGIVGICVGIKNEKVDMDSIKETALYHMQSVCGNNQYTFKVESRRSNKNFPLNSMEISKEVGAYILANMEDQLKVDVHNPEIKLNIELRNSLYVYSKVIPGPGGMPLGTNGKAMLLLSGGIDSPVAGWMVAKRGVEIGGVYFESPPYTSERAKQKVIDLAKKIAAYTGRFKLYIVPFTDIQMEIYQKCPHQQLTIIMRRIMMRIAEKIAKEENAQALITGESVGQVASQTIQSLAVTNAVVTLPVFRPLIGFDKEDIVSIAKKIDTYEISILPYEDCCTIFVPRHPETKPKLEYIQKSEEALTDIENMIEEAIKNSETVIVH; this is encoded by the coding sequence ATGAAAAACATTTTTCTTATTAAATATGGAGAGATCGCAATCAAGGGAAATAATAGATATTTGTTTGAAAATGCATTACTCAAAAATATCAGATTGAGCATTAAAGCTTTAGGAAATTTTCATATTCAAAAAGAGCAAGGAAGAATTTTAATAGAACCTGAAGATGAATATATTGACACAGATGAAGTATTAAGCAAGCTCACAAAAGTATTTGGTATTGTAGGAATTTGTGTCGGTATTAAGAATGAAAAAGTTGATATGGATTCTATAAAAGAAACTGCTCTTTATCATATGCAATCCGTTTGTGGAAATAATCAATACACATTTAAAGTAGAATCAAGACGTTCAAATAAGAATTTTCCGCTGAACTCGATGGAAATTTCTAAAGAAGTTGGAGCATATATTTTAGCCAATATGGAAGATCAATTGAAAGTAGATGTTCACAATCCGGAGATCAAACTTAATATTGAGCTTAGAAATTCTTTATACGTATACTCTAAGGTAATACCTGGTCCTGGAGGTATGCCTCTAGGAACCAATGGAAAAGCAATGCTTCTTTTATCTGGAGGAATTGATAGTCCTGTAGCTGGATGGATGGTGGCAAAAAGAGGAGTAGAAATAGGAGGGGTATATTTTGAAAGTCCTCCTTATACCAGTGAGAGAGCAAAGCAAAAAGTTATTGATTTAGCGAAAAAAATAGCTGCTTATACAGGCAGATTCAAACTCTACATTGTTCCTTTTACAGATATTCAAATGGAAATCTATCAGAAATGTCCCCATCAGCAATTAACGATTATTATGAGAAGGATTATGATGAGAATTGCAGAAAAGATTGCAAAAGAAGAAAATGCACAAGCTCTTATTACCGGAGAGAGCGTTGGACAGGTAGCAAGCCAGACGATTCAAAGTTTAGCCGTTACCAATGCTGTTGTAACATTGCCTGTTTTTCGCCCGCTTATTGGTTTTGATAAAGAAGATATTGTTTCAATTGCAAAGAAAATTGACACGTATGAAATATCAATTCTTCCTTATGAAGATTGCTGCACAATTTTTGTGCCCAGACATCCGGAAACAAAACCTAAATTAGAGTATATTCAAAAATCAGAAGAGGCATTAACAGATATCGAAAATATGATCGAAGAAGCAATTAAGAATTCTGAAACGGTGATCGTACATTAA
- a CDS encoding ribonuclease J — protein MAAKRSKLKIIPLGGLGEIGKNITAFEYNENIIVVDCGLAFPEDEMLGIDLVIPDITYLKKNAEKVKGIILTHGHEDHIGALPYFLKELNVPIYGTKLTIGLVENKLKEHNLLRTVKRHCVSTGETIDLDPFKIEFIRTNHSISDAVALAIHTPVGVVIHSGDFKVDYTPIKGNAIDLQRFAVLGSKGVLALLADSTNAERKGYTMSERTVGNALEEIFAEVGNHRIMVATFASNVDRVQQIINAAYKHDRKVAVIGRSMVNVVKTASELGYLDIPENTLIDLSEIKKYNDDQIVIIMTGSQGEPMAALSRIATSDHRQLEIKPGDKIILSSSPIPGNEKTVSKVINELFRKGADVIYEDAHVSGHACQEELKLLHSLVKPKYFIPVHGEYRHLKHHAELAMMLGMPKENIHILSNGDVLELTKDSARVTGTVPSGQILVDGLGVGDVGNIVLRDRRHLSQDGLLVVVVTIDKASNTVISGPDIISRGFVYVRESEDLMDEARNVVKQSLNQCEQKQITEWSQIKSLIKDTLKDFLWQQTKRSPMILPIIMEV, from the coding sequence TTGGCAGCAAAGAGATCAAAATTAAAAATTATTCCATTAGGAGGTCTTGGGGAAATCGGTAAAAATATTACCGCTTTTGAATACAACGAAAATATTATTGTTGTAGATTGTGGTTTAGCATTTCCTGAAGATGAAATGCTTGGAATTGATTTGGTAATACCGGATATAACTTATTTAAAAAAGAATGCCGAAAAAGTTAAAGGTATTATTTTGACCCATGGACATGAAGACCATATAGGAGCATTACCCTATTTCTTAAAAGAATTAAACGTTCCAATTTATGGAACAAAGTTAACGATTGGCTTAGTTGAAAATAAATTAAAAGAACATAATTTACTTCGCACTGTAAAAAGACATTGTGTATCTACAGGAGAAACGATAGATCTGGATCCTTTTAAGATTGAGTTTATCAGAACCAATCATAGTATTTCAGATGCAGTTGCACTGGCTATACACACGCCTGTAGGCGTCGTGATTCATTCAGGAGATTTTAAAGTAGATTATACACCTATAAAAGGAAATGCTATTGACTTGCAACGTTTTGCAGTATTGGGCAGCAAAGGTGTATTGGCGTTGCTAGCAGACAGTACTAATGCAGAGAGAAAAGGCTATACAATGTCAGAAAGAACGGTTGGGAACGCATTGGAAGAAATTTTTGCTGAAGTGGGTAATCATCGCATTATGGTAGCTACTTTTGCTTCCAATGTGGACAGAGTTCAGCAAATTATTAATGCCGCATATAAGCATGACAGAAAGGTTGCAGTTATCGGAAGAAGTATGGTCAATGTGGTGAAAACAGCCAGTGAATTGGGGTATTTAGATATTCCAGAGAATACTCTTATCGATCTCTCAGAAATAAAAAAGTATAATGATGATCAAATTGTTATTATTATGACAGGAAGCCAGGGAGAGCCTATGGCTGCATTATCCAGAATTGCGACATCTGATCATAGACAGTTGGAAATAAAACCGGGGGATAAGATTATATTAAGCTCTTCTCCAATTCCTGGAAATGAAAAAACGGTTTCAAAAGTAATTAATGAATTGTTCCGTAAAGGTGCAGATGTAATTTATGAAGATGCTCATGTTTCAGGTCATGCTTGTCAGGAAGAGCTAAAGCTGCTTCATAGTTTAGTAAAGCCCAAATATTTTATTCCAGTTCATGGAGAATACAGACATTTGAAACATCATGCTGAATTGGCTATGATGTTAGGGATGCCTAAAGAAAACATTCATATTCTTTCTAACGGAGATGTTCTGGAGTTAACTAAGGATTCTGCCAGAGTCACGGGAACTGTTCCTTCTGGTCAAATCTTGGTAGATGGTTTAGGAGTAGGGGATGTAGGCAATATCGTTCTTCGGGACCGAAGACATTTATCACAGGATGGATTATTGGTTGTAGTTGTGACTATAGATAAAGCATCCAATACAGTGATTTCTGGGCCAGATATTATTTCGAGAGGATTTGTCTATGTCAGAGAATCTGAAGACTTAATGGATGAAGCAAGAAATGTGGTTAAACAGTCTTTGAATCAGTGTGAGCAAAAGCAAATTACAGAATGGTCACAAATAAAAAGCTTAATTAAGGATACTTTAAAAGATTTTTTATGGCAACAGACAAAAAGAAGTCCTATGATACTGCCTATTATTATGGAGGTTTGA
- a CDS encoding response regulator: protein MSNLRFLVVDDAIFMRTVLKKMLSEEGFEVVGEAGNGLDAIQMAAELQPDIITLDITMPVMDGIKAVPGILKVSPNSKIIMCSALGQQAMVVDAIKKGAKDFIVKPFEKSRVLQAINNVMSR from the coding sequence ATGTCAAATTTGAGATTTTTGGTGGTAGATGATGCCATATTTATGCGCACTGTATTAAAAAAAATGCTTTCTGAAGAGGGATTTGAAGTGGTAGGAGAAGCTGGAAATGGATTAGACGCCATTCAGATGGCTGCGGAACTTCAACCCGATATTATTACTTTAGATATCACGATGCCGGTAATGGATGGGATTAAAGCCGTTCCAGGAATTTTAAAAGTGAGTCCCAATTCGAAGATTATTATGTGTTCTGCTTTAGGTCAGCAGGCAATGGTTGTAGATGCCATCAAAAAAGGGGCAAAGGATTTTATTGTAAAACCTTTTGAAAAATCAAGAGTGCTCCAAGCAATTAACAATGTAATGTCAAGGTAA
- a CDS encoding Fur family transcriptional regulator → MRMKGIDFKELLKQKGCKLTTQRRAVLDILNEHSGEHLSTEEIYEYVRKTCPEIGLATVYRTVQLFEEIKIVDKLNFDDGCSRYELISNEEDHHHHHLICENCGKVIEVEEDLLDGLEEQIEKNYIFKITNHKVKFYGICSRCMKPSE, encoded by the coding sequence ATGCGTATGAAGGGAATAGATTTTAAGGAATTATTAAAGCAAAAAGGTTGTAAGTTAACAACACAACGCCGAGCTGTATTAGATATTTTGAATGAGCACAGTGGGGAGCACTTAAGTACAGAAGAAATTTATGAATATGTAAGAAAAACTTGTCCAGAAATTGGGTTAGCTACTGTATATAGAACTGTGCAATTATTTGAGGAAATAAAAATAGTAGACAAATTGAATTTTGATGATGGATGTAGCAGATATGAATTAATCTCCAATGAAGAAGATCATCATCATCATCATCTAATTTGCGAGAATTGCGGTAAGGTTATTGAAGTCGAAGAAGATCTTTTAGATGGATTGGAAGAACAGATAGAAAAAAATTATATTTTTAAAATTACAAATCATAAAGTGAAATTTTATGGAATTTGTTCAAGGTGCATGAAGCCTTCAGAATAA
- a CDS encoding IreB family regulatory phosphoprotein: MSQFNETVQFNVDKEDVNEIQNILLSVYAALKEKGYNPVNQIVGYILSGDPTYITSYNNARSMIRKLERDELLEELVKNYLEKK; encoded by the coding sequence ATGAGTCAATTTAACGAAACCGTTCAATTTAATGTGGATAAAGAAGATGTGAATGAAATTCAAAATATTTTACTAAGTGTTTATGCTGCATTGAAAGAAAAGGGTTATAACCCGGTAAATCAAATTGTTGGGTATATTTTGTCGGGAGACCCCACGTATATAACGAGTTATAATAATGCAAGAAGTATGATTCGAAAACTAGAAAGGGACGAATTACTTGAAGAATTGGTTAAAAATTACCTCGAGAAAAAATAA
- the prmA gene encoding 50S ribosomal protein L11 methyltransferase has translation MKWIRLTISTKSEAVEAISYALTNIGIPTIEIDDPNDITMTMEKKNKTDWDYIDEELLKSKDMNEVLIKVYLPEDAPYEEKIIQIQNSLNHIKQFLDVGKGTVQTDVLHEEEWANSWKKYYKPIKIGKNIVIKPSWEEYTSTDEREIIIEMDPGMAFGTGTHETTAMCLELLEKYITKGNIVFDIGCGSGILGIASAKLGASSVIGVDLDANAVKVAKNNVNSNHVEHIMKVYEGNLLDVVNEKADIVVANIIADVIIELSESVLDFLNPKGFFIASGIIKERLQDVQEAMTKNRLDIVEIFEEGSWCALAAKMKE, from the coding sequence TTGAAATGGATTCGTTTAACGATAAGTACAAAAAGTGAAGCAGTAGAGGCAATATCTTATGCATTGACAAATATAGGTATTCCAACTATAGAGATAGATGATCCTAACGATATTACCATGACTATGGAAAAAAAGAATAAAACCGATTGGGACTATATTGATGAAGAATTGTTAAAAAGCAAAGATATGAATGAAGTGCTCATAAAAGTATATTTACCTGAAGATGCTCCCTATGAAGAAAAGATCATTCAAATTCAAAATAGTTTGAATCATATTAAGCAATTTTTAGATGTTGGAAAAGGAACAGTTCAGACAGATGTTTTACATGAAGAAGAATGGGCAAATTCTTGGAAAAAATACTATAAACCCATTAAAATCGGAAAAAATATAGTAATAAAACCATCCTGGGAAGAATACACTTCAACAGATGAACGTGAAATCATCATAGAGATGGACCCAGGAATGGCTTTTGGTACAGGAACTCATGAAACAACCGCTATGTGTCTGGAGCTTCTTGAAAAATATATTACTAAAGGTAATATTGTATTTGATATAGGATGTGGAAGTGGAATTTTAGGAATTGCTTCCGCGAAACTGGGAGCTTCTTCTGTAATAGGAGTAGATTTAGATGCCAACGCTGTTAAAGTTGCAAAAAATAATGTGAACTCAAATCATGTTGAGCATATAATGAAAGTGTACGAAGGAAATCTTTTAGATGTAGTGAATGAAAAGGCTGATATTGTAGTCGCAAATATTATTGCTGATGTAATCATTGAGCTTTCTGAATCTGTTTTAGATTTTTTAAATCCCAAAGGTTTTTTTATTGCCTCTGGAATTATTAAAGAACGACTTCAAGATGTACAAGAAGCAATGACAAAAAACAGACTGGATATTGTTGAGATCTTCGAGGAAGGCTCATGGTGTGCATTAGCAGCTAAAATGAAAGAGTGA
- the ruvX gene encoding Holliday junction resolvase RuvX gives MRIMGMDYGEKTIGIAVSDPFGWTAQGVEIIRRKDENNLKESMERIKELIEQYDVKKIVLGFPKNMNNTLGVRAEKTLEFKEKLEKRFSIEVILWDERLSTKAAESILLEADISRSKRKKVIDKMAAVYILQGYLDSKC, from the coding sequence TTGCGAATTATGGGTATGGACTACGGAGAAAAAACCATTGGTATCGCAGTGAGTGATCCTTTTGGGTGGACAGCCCAGGGGGTAGAAATTATCCGTAGAAAAGATGAAAATAATCTTAAAGAGAGTATGGAAAGGATTAAAGAATTAATTGAACAGTATGATGTAAAAAAAATTGTTCTGGGCTTTCCTAAAAATATGAATAATACTTTGGGGGTTCGGGCAGAAAAAACTTTGGAATTCAAGGAAAAACTTGAAAAAAGGTTTTCCATTGAAGTGATCTTATGGGATGAGCGATTAAGTACCAAAGCAGCAGAAAGCATTTTATTAGAAGCAGATATAAGTAGAAGCAAGCGAAAAAAAGTAATTGATAAAATGGCTGCTGTTTATATATTACAAGGGTATTTAGATAGTAAATGTTAA
- a CDS encoding DUF1292 domain-containing protein, with protein MKEMNNIIFLTDDETGEEIEFEIIDAVEKDGDRFILVVPVEEDGEEDEALILKDVSENDEEAVYQLIEDEEELIRAAQYFMDEDNDYDLDF; from the coding sequence ATGAAAGAAATGAACAACATAATTTTTCTTACAGATGATGAAACTGGTGAAGAAATAGAATTTGAAATCATTGATGCTGTAGAAAAAGATGGCGATCGTTTTATATTGGTTGTACCTGTTGAAGAAGATGGAGAAGAAGATGAAGCTCTTATTTTAAAAGATGTAAGTGAAAATGATGAAGAAGCAGTTTATCAATTGATAGAAGATGAAGAAGAATTAATAAGAGCTGCTCAATATTTTATGGACGAGGATAACGATTATGATCTAGATTTTTAA
- a CDS encoding cysteine desulfurase family protein, which translates to MREIYFDNAATTRPSQEVIETMVTVLKDDYGNPSSLHMKGFEAEKYIRNTTDILASLLKVEKDELIYTSGGTESNNLAIRGTAFAYHRLGKHIITTEIEHPSVQRVFQSLEEEGFEVTYLPVDSSGYIDPDQLKEAIRKDTILVSIMHVNNEIGTVQPIEKIGKLIKTVNPNTLFHVDGIQSFGKFIIPVKRWNIDLFSISAHKFYGPKGIGALYKRKDIRLKPLVFGGDQQRGMRSGTENVPGIAGLGIAAKHIYKELNEVTQHLYHLKNALWKGISDSIEDVYLNGPSIEEGAPHIINIMFKDIRAEVLLHALEAKKIYVSTGSACSSNHPQPSDTLKSIGLSDDEIQGALRFSFSKYNTEDEVEECVQALKEIVPTLRRFKRGGSKK; encoded by the coding sequence ATGAGAGAAATATATTTTGATAATGCCGCGACAACCAGACCTTCACAAGAGGTTATAGAAACAATGGTTACTGTATTAAAGGATGATTACGGTAATCCTTCTTCCCTTCATATGAAAGGGTTTGAAGCAGAAAAGTATATCAGAAATACTACAGATATCCTTGCATCTTTATTAAAAGTTGAAAAAGATGAGCTGATCTATACTTCTGGCGGAACAGAGTCCAATAATTTAGCTATTCGTGGTACTGCTTTTGCATACCATCGATTAGGAAAGCATATTATTACTACCGAAATTGAACATCCTTCAGTTCAGCGTGTTTTTCAATCTTTGGAAGAAGAAGGGTTTGAGGTTACTTATCTTCCTGTAGATTCATCTGGTTATATTGATCCAGATCAACTTAAGGAAGCAATTCGCAAAGATACAATTTTGGTAAGTATTATGCATGTGAATAATGAAATTGGGACAGTTCAACCTATTGAAAAGATTGGGAAACTCATAAAAACAGTCAATCCCAATACTCTATTCCATGTAGATGGCATTCAGTCATTCGGGAAATTTATCATTCCTGTAAAAAGATGGAATATTGATTTATTTAGTATTAGTGCTCACAAGTTTTATGGTCCGAAAGGGATTGGAGCCCTTTATAAGAGAAAGGATATAAGATTAAAACCTTTAGTATTTGGAGGCGACCAGCAAAGAGGTATGCGTTCAGGAACAGAAAATGTTCCGGGAATTGCAGGTTTAGGTATTGCAGCAAAACATATATATAAAGAACTGAATGAAGTTACTCAGCATTTATATCATTTAAAGAATGCTCTTTGGAAGGGTATAAGTGATAGTATTGAAGATGTTTATTTGAATGGCCCCTCTATAGAAGAAGGTGCTCCCCATATTATTAATATTATGTTTAAAGACATCAGGGCTGAAGTTCTTCTTCACGCATTAGAAGCAAAAAAAATCTATGTTTCAACAGGATCCGCTTGCTCTTCCAATCATCCTCAACCCAGTGATACTTTAAAATCTATTGGGCTTAGTGACGATGAAATACAAGGAGCATTGAGATTTAGTTTTTCAAAATATAATACAGAAGATGAAGTAGAAGAATGTGTACAAGCCTTAAAAGAAATCGTACCTACACTTCGCAGATTTAAACGAGGAGGAAGTAAAAAATGA
- the mtaB gene encoding tRNA (N(6)-L-threonylcarbamoyladenosine(37)-C(2))-methylthiotransferase MtaB produces MAKAAFYTLGCKVNQYETEAMIELFKKDHYEIVSFDEYADVYVINTCTVTNLGDRKSRQMIRRAKKVNPDSIVAVVGCYVQTAPEEVKAIEGVNIIVGTDQRSKIIDLIRKYEEEHKMITAVDNIMNVKSFEELSVSQLEGRTRAYLKIQEGCNQYCSYCIIPYARGPIRSRHPENIIKEVKSLVNNGFKEIVLTGIHVASYGKDLEDMDLLKIIEMVHTIEGLKRIRLSSIEPSIVTEEFVKRLKDLPKICPHFHLSLQSGCDATLRRMNRKYDTQKYKKAVELLRENIEDIALTTDLIVGFPGETEEEFKASYNFVKEIGFAQIHVFKYSPRKGTPAAKMTNQISPEIKDERSHQMILLGEELQRNFLEKHVGKVLEVLFEHSIDPQKDLYEGYTSNYLKVIASSKEKIENEILKVEVKEVKNDALIGNIISSF; encoded by the coding sequence ATGGCAAAGGCAGCTTTTTATACTTTAGGATGTAAGGTAAATCAATATGAAACAGAGGCAATGATTGAGCTATTTAAAAAAGATCATTACGAGATTGTTTCTTTTGATGAATATGCAGATGTTTATGTAATTAATACATGTACAGTAACAAATCTTGGAGACAGAAAATCGAGGCAAATGATTAGAAGAGCAAAAAAAGTCAATCCGGATTCAATTGTAGCAGTAGTTGGATGCTATGTTCAGACTGCTCCTGAAGAAGTTAAGGCAATTGAAGGAGTTAACATTATAGTGGGGACTGACCAAAGATCAAAAATTATCGATTTAATTCGTAAATATGAAGAAGAGCACAAGATGATTACTGCAGTGGATAATATTATGAATGTGAAAAGTTTTGAAGAATTATCGGTAAGCCAATTAGAAGGAAGAACCCGAGCTTATTTAAAAATTCAAGAAGGTTGCAATCAATATTGCTCTTATTGCATTATTCCCTATGCTAGGGGACCGATTAGGAGTCGCCATCCGGAAAACATTATAAAAGAAGTAAAAAGTTTGGTGAACAATGGTTTCAAAGAAATTGTACTGACAGGAATTCATGTTGCTTCTTATGGAAAAGACTTAGAAGATATGGATCTACTAAAAATTATTGAAATGGTGCATACTATAGAAGGATTAAAAAGGATTCGTTTAAGTTCGATTGAACCTTCTATTGTCACGGAAGAATTTGTAAAGAGGCTAAAAGATCTTCCTAAAATATGTCCGCATTTTCATTTATCTTTGCAAAGTGGATGCGATGCAACTTTAAGAAGAATGAACAGGAAGTATGATACCCAAAAATATAAAAAAGCAGTGGAATTACTTAGAGAAAATATTGAAGACATTGCCCTTACTACAGATCTCATTGTTGGTTTTCCTGGAGAAACAGAAGAGGAATTTAAAGCATCTTATAATTTTGTGAAGGAAATTGGATTTGCACAAATTCACGTTTTTAAATATTCGCCAAGAAAAGGAACTCCTGCTGCCAAAATGACCAATCAAATTAGTCCTGAAATTAAAGATGAAAGAAGTCATCAGATGATTTTGCTAGGAGAAGAATTGCAGCGAAACTTTTTAGAAAAACATGTGGGAAAAGTTTTGGAAGTTTTATTTGAACATTCTATAGATCCCCAAAAAGACTTATATGAAGGGTATACATCCAACTATTTAAAAGTGATTGCATCTTCAAAAGAAAAGATTGAAAATGAAATTCTTAAGGTAGAAGTTAAAGAAGTTAAAAATGATGCTTTAATAGGGAATATTATAAGTTCTTTTTGA
- a CDS encoding HPr family phosphocarrier protein — protein sequence MKSITLSLNSIEKVKKFVNIIGKYDGDFDLSSGRYKVDAKSIMGIFSLDLSSPLKLDIHNDDVADEVIAEIQNYIEQ from the coding sequence ATGAAATCCATTACGCTTTCTTTAAATTCAATCGAAAAGGTTAAAAAATTTGTTAATATCATCGGAAAATATGATGGCGACTTTGATTTATCTTCAGGGAGATATAAAGTAGATGCAAAATCTATCATGGGTATTTTCAGTTTAGATTTAAGTTCTCCCCTTAAATTAGACATTCATAACGACGATGTAGCAGATGAAGTTATTGCTGAAATTCAAAATTATATAGAACAGTAA
- a CDS encoding 16S rRNA (uracil(1498)-N(3))-methyltransferase, whose translation MPRFFVNPEQIQADNIVIYGDDVKHISKVLRLKSGDKITICNRQGTDYECIIKSIGKENINAEILSYHLSETEPNVKITLFQALTKSDKMDLIIQKAVEVGIHKIVPVITERTVIKIEDEKRQSTKLTRWQKISESAAKQSQRGIVPEVTPIVTLKEAIHTTEKMDLKVIAYEKETHNHLRNILRDFDGETVGIFIGPEGGFDESEIDIAREHGIIPITLGKRILRTETAGLFLGSIMMYEMGEV comes from the coding sequence ATGCCCAGATTTTTTGTAAATCCCGAGCAGATACAAGCAGATAATATAGTTATTTATGGGGATGACGTTAAACATATTTCAAAAGTATTGAGACTAAAAAGTGGAGATAAAATAACAATTTGTAATAGACAAGGAACAGATTATGAGTGTATAATAAAAAGTATAGGCAAAGAAAACATTAATGCCGAAATTCTTTCGTACCATTTATCTGAAACAGAACCTAATGTGAAAATAACGTTATTTCAAGCGTTAACTAAATCAGATAAAATGGATTTGATTATTCAAAAAGCTGTTGAAGTAGGTATTCATAAAATTGTACCTGTTATTACAGAGAGAACAGTTATAAAGATAGAAGATGAAAAAAGACAGTCTACTAAATTGACGAGATGGCAAAAAATTTCAGAATCGGCTGCTAAACAAAGTCAAAGAGGAATCGTACCTGAAGTTACTCCAATTGTTACTTTAAAAGAGGCCATTCATACAACTGAAAAAATGGACCTAAAAGTAATTGCTTACGAAAAGGAAACTCATAATCATTTACGAAATATATTAAGGGATTTTGATGGCGAAACTGTTGGTATATTTATAGGTCCAGAAGGTGGATTTGATGAAAGCGAAATAGATATAGCACGAGAACACGGAATTATTCCCATAACGTTAGGTAAAAGAATTCTTCGCACTGAAACAGCTGGACTATTCCTTGGATCAATTATGATGTACGAAATGGGAGAGGTGTAA